Below is a window of Leucobacter sp. Psy1 DNA.
CGCGACCGCTCCAGCCGTTCCCGACCCCACACTCGTCGAGCAGTACGACGCGGCACTGGTGGCCGACGATTCCACCCTCCCGACCTCCCCGTTCGACCTCGAGGTTGACGACGTGGTCGTCGCGCTCGACATCCGCCCGTCGGCGAGCAAGGTGCGACCAGTGCCCGAGGCCGAGGTCGGGGCGAAGGCGATCGCAGACGCCCGATCGCAACTCGAGGCGGATCGTACCGCCCTCGAGGAGACGACCAGCCGGTTCGAATCGGCCGTCTCGATCGGCGATGGCGTCGCGGCATCGGTGGCGGCCTCGCTCGGTCCCGTGCAGGCGGCCGCCGAATCGGTCCCCGAGCAGGCGGAGATCGTCTTCCAGGAGTACTTCGCAGCCGTCGAGGAGCACGAGGGAATCGTGGAAGCCGCCACGACGCTGGAGGATCTCCTGGCAGAGGAGGCCTCCGTGAGCGACGCGGATCGGGCGCTGCGTCTGGCCTCGGGAGTGGCGAACTACGTGACGGCGGCGGATGCTGCGCGCGAGGCGCAGGAAGAGTACGTTGAGCAGACGCCGGAGACGACGCCGTCTGACCCGGCGCCTCAGGTTCCCGGTCCCAGTGATCCCGGCTCCGGAGCAGCATCGGCCGAGGGAACGGCCGACACTGATTCCGGCGACGGCGCGGAGGCCGAAGTGGCGAGCGGCGGAGCGGCGCCTGAGGACGGCTCGGCGGCCGGCGAACCGGACACGGAAGCCGAGACCGCAGCGGGGTAGCCCAGGACGTGGGATAATGGCGGACAATGTCTCCACGCACCGCACATCCCCCAGCCCCGGCCGCGACCGCGCCTGCGGTGATCCGCAACTTCTGCATCATCGCGCACATCGACCACGGGAAGTCGACGCTCGCCGACCGCATGCTGCAGATCACCGGAACCGTTCCCGAGCGCGAAATGCGCGCGCAGTACCTCGATCGGATGGACATCGAGCGGGAGCGCGGGATCACGATCAAGTCCCAGGCGGTGCGCATGCACTGGGATGCAGACGGTACCGCGTACGCGCTCAACATGATCGACACGCCGGGACACGTCGACTTCAGCTACGAGGTGTCGCGCTCGTTGGCCGCGTGCGAGGGAGCGATCCTGCTCGTCGATGCGGCGCAGGGCATCGAGGCCCAGACGCTGGCGAACCTGTATCTCGCGATGGAGCACGACCTGGAGATCATCCCGGTGCTCAACAAGATCGACCTGCCCGCTGCGGAGCCCGAGCGCGTCGCGCGGGAGATCACCGACCTCATCGGGGGAGACCCGGCAGACATTCTCGCCGTCTCGGGCAAGACCGGTGCGGGCGTGGAGGAACTGCTCGACCGCGTCGTCGAGCGTGTGCCAGCACCCGTCGGCGATGCTGACGGCCCCGCCCGCGCCATGATCTTCGACTCGGTCTACGACTCGTACCGCGGTGTCGTCACGTACGTGCGCATGGTCGACGGGCGACTCGAGCCCCGAGAGAAGATCCAGATGATGTCGACGGGCGCCGAGCACGAGGCGCTCGAGATCGGCGTCTCATCGCCAGAGCCGCAGGCGACACGCGGACTCGCCGTCGGCGAGGTCGGCTACCTCATCACCGGGGTGAAGGACGTGCGGCAGTCGAAGGTGGGCGACACCGTGACGGCGAAGCGGCACCCGGCGACCGAGGCGCTGCCGGGGTACACCGATCCGAAGCCCATGGTGTTCTCGGGGCTCTACCCGCTCGACGGGAGCGACTACCCGATCCTGCGCGAGGCGCTCGACAAGCTGAAGCTCTCTGACGCGGCGCTCCAGTACGAGCCGGAGACCTCTGTGGCGCTCGGATTCGGGTTCCGCTGCGGGTTCCTCGGCCTGCTCCACCTCGAGATCATCTCGGAGCGCCTGCGTCGCGAGTTCGATCTCGACCTCATCGCGACGGCGCCGAGCGTGATCTACGAGGTGACTCGTGAGGACGGCGGCGTCGTCACCGTCACGAACCCATCGGAGTACCCGGATGGCAAGATCGCGAGCGTCCGTGAACCCATGGTGCGCACGGCGATCCTCGTGCCGAAGGACTACGTCGGCACCATCATGGACCTGTGCCAGTCGCGCCGCGGCAGTCTGCTCGGCATGGAGTACCTGGGCGAGCGAGTAGAGCTCCGGTACGCCATGCCGCTCGGCGAGATCGTGTTCGATTTCTTCGACCATCTGAAGAGCCGGACGCAGGGGTACGCCAGCCTCGATTACGAGCCCATGGGGGATCAGGAGGCCGATCTCGTGAAGGTCGACATCCTGCTCCAGGGCGACAAGGTCGACGCGTTCAGCGCCATCGTCCACCGGGACAGCGCGTACCACTACGGGACGATGATGGCGGAGCGCCTGCGCAAGCTCATTCCGCGGCAGCAGTTCGAGGTGCCCATCCAGGCGGCGATCGGTGCCAGGGTGATCGCACGCGAGACGATCCGCGCGATCCGCAAGGACGTGCTCGCGAAGTGCTACGGCGGCGACATCAGCCGCAAGCGCAAGCTGCTCGAGAAGCAGAAGGAAGGCAAGAAGCGCATGAAGATGGTGGGGCGCGTGGAAGTGCCGCAGGAGGCGTTCATCGCGGCGCTCTCCGGCGACGTGGAGGGCAAGGAGGTCAAGAAATGAGCCCGGCCTCCCAGCGCAACCAGCCGGTTCGCCGGCGCAGCACGCACCAGGGGATGCCGATGGCCTATGCGGCCGTTGGCGCCTCGAGCGCTCCCGACCTCATGCGGTTCCCGCCAGAGGACACGACGCCGTACGAGGACGAGGTGAAGCTCGGCAGCGGGCAGGATCGGTTCCTCGTCGCCTCGAGCCTCTTGATGACGTGGGGCGCGCAGCGCGGAGCCGGGTACACCGTCTCCGATATCGACCCGGGCGAGGGTGAGCAGTACACCGGCCTCACCTTCGACGAGGGCGGACGCCCCGAGAGCTCGGGGCACGCCGAGCACCAGTACGGGCCGGACGGCGAACCGTACCTCACGGCGGGCACGACCGCTGTGATCGACCGTGGCGCAGGCGAGACGCCGCACGCCATCATGGTCGTCTACACCGTCGACGAGCCGCGCCGAGTGGGCTTCGCCTGGGGCGCCGCCGACGAGACGGGGGCGATCGGCGAGCAGCTCCTCACGGTCGAGTACCGCGACGACGACTCGGTGTGGGCCTGCGCGCGCGGGTTCATGGCCGCCGCGCAGAGCGGTCTGCTCGGTTTGAAGGGCCGGGCAACGCTGAAGTCCGAACTCGCGGCAGCGCACGCGCAGCTCCGCGCGCTCGCCCCGCACGCGGTCGTTGAAGCCGGCCTGCTGCCGACCTCGTCTGGGTCGGCGCCGGCCGAGTCGGTGGTGATGGAGGACGGACCGGCAGACGCCTCGCCCTCCGATGAGCGCGAGCTGCCGTAACCGGTGCCGAGCATACTGCCAGACGGCGACCCGGCCCCCGAGGACGGCGCACTGCCCGACTCGGTGGTCGTCGGCGCCGAGGATCGCCCGTTCGGCGTCTACGTCCACGTGCCCTACTGCCGGGTACGGTGCGGATACTGCGACTTCAACACCTACACGGCGAGCGAGCTCGGCGGCACGAGTCGCGCCGACTACGCGGCGCAGGCCGCCACTGAGATCGCTTTCGGCGGCGACGTGCTCCGCCGCGCAGATCTGCCGGAGCGTCCGGCGTCCACGGTGTTCTTCGGTGGCGGCACCCCGACGCTGCTGCCCGCCGAGGATCTGGTGCTCATGCTCGACCGGATCCGGTCGGTCTGGGGCCTCGCCCCCGACGCCGAGATCACGACCGAGGCCAACCCGGATTCGGTGGACAGCGCCTACCTGTCGAGGCTCGCGGCCGCCGGATTCACCCGGGTGAGTTTCGGCATGCAGTCGGCGGTGCCGTCGGTGCTCGCGACGCTCGATCGCACGCATGCGCCGGAGCGGGTACCGCTCGTCGTCGAGTGGGCCCGCGAGGCCGGGTTGCAGGTGAGCGTCGACCTGATCTACGGCACGCCGGGGGAGACGCTCGACGACTGGTCCCGGTCGGTCGATACCGCTCTCGAACTGGCGCCCGACCACATCTCCGCGTACGCTCTCATCGTCGAGAACGGCACCAAACTCGCCGCGCGGATCCGTCGCGGTGAGATCGCGGCCCCCGACGACGACCTGCACGCCGAGATGTACGAGCTCGCCGACGCCCGTTTCGGCGAGGCGGGGTACGACTGGTACGAGATCAGCAACTGGTCGACCTCCCTCGCGACGCGGTCGCGGCACAACCTCTCCTACTGGACGGGTGCCGACTGGTGGGGCGTCGGTCCAGGGGCTCACAGCCACGCGGGTGGTGTGCGGTGGTGGAACGTGAAGCATCCGCGCGCCTACGCCGAGCGCATCGCCGCCGGTGTGTCACCGGCACACGCGCGAGAGCTGCTCGACGCGGGATCGCGGCGGAGCGAGCGCGTGCTCTTGGAGACCCGCATCGCCGATGGGCTCCCCGCGGACGTGCTCGAGGCCGATGAACGCCGTGCGATCCCCGAGCTCATCGCGGAGGGACTCATCGACGGCAAGGCGGCGATCCGGGGCAGGGTGACGCCGACGCTGCGCGGCAGACTGCTCGCCGACACGGTCGTCCAGCGACTCCTCCGTTAGGTGGACGCTCCTGCGGTAGGATTGGCACTCGGGGTTTGCGAGTGCCAGACACCCTGACGAGTGACGGCGGAGGAGAGGAGGACGCATGGTTTCCGGACGCAGTCTCGACGTGCTGCACGCGATCGTGAGCGATTACGTGTCGTCCAACGAGCCCGTCGGCTCGAAGTCCATCGTTGCGCGGCACCAGTTCGGCGTGTCCGCGGCGACGATCAGAAACGATATGGCGCTGCTCGAGGAGGAGGAGCTCATCGCGGCCCCGCACACCTCGTCTGGCCGTGTGCCGACCGACAAGGGCTACCGCACCTACGTCGATACGCTTGCGCGCATCCGGCCGCTGAGCCAGGCGCAGCGCGCCGCGATCGAGGTCTTCCTGCAGGAATCGCGCGACCTCGACGACGTGATGGTGCGCACCGTGAGATTGCTCGCGCAGCTCACGAACCAGGTCGCCGTGGTCCAGTACCCCTCGCTGCGGAAGACGACGGTCAGGCACATCGACCTCGTCGCCGTCGGCGAGGATCGTGTGCTGTGCGTCCTGATCCTCGGGAGCGGGGTCGTCGAGCAGCAGATCGCGCGCCTGCCAGCTGAACAGGTGACCGAAGCCTGGGTGCACGGTCTCAGGCAGCGGATCGCCGGGTCGATCGTCGGGAGCGACGTCGAATCCGCCGTGTCAGGGGTGCAGTCCCTCGTGGAGACGCTCGACGACTGGGCGGCGCCAGACGAATCCGAGCTGGTCCGCCGCGTACTCGACGTCGTGATCGACCAGCTGCGCGCCAACCGCACCGACCGCATCGCGATCGCGGGGGCGGCGAACCTGTCGAGGCCGGGCGAGTTCACGGGCGACCTCCACAGCGTGCTCGAGGCGATCGAGGAGCAGGTGACCCTGCTCAAGCTCTTCGGCGAGCTCGCCCACGGCGACGGCGATGTAGCAGCATCGATCGGGCGGGAGAACGCCCCGTACGGGTTGAGCGCGGCGGCAGTGATCGCATCGAGCTACGAGAGCGACGGGGAGTCGATCTCTCGCCTCGGCGTGCTCGGGCCGACCCGTATGGACTACGCCGGGAACATCGCGGCGGTGCGCGCCGTTGCACGGTACCTGAGCCGTGCGCTCGGCGACGAATGACTGACGGGCGCTCGCGCGCACGCGCGGTGCCCCGAACCGGACTGAACGAACGACGAACCAGAGGAGCTGCACACGGTGGCTGACCACTACGAGACGCTGGGACTCTCGCGCGAGGCGAGTGCGGACGAGATCAAGAAGGCGTACCGCAAGCTCGCGCGGCAGCTGCATCCAGACGTGAATCCGAGCGAGGAGGCGGCGGAGCGCTTCAAGAGCGTGACGCACGCCTATGACGTGCTGAGCGATCCGGATCAGCGGCGCCGCTACGACATGGGAGGCGGCGAAGGCGGCGGAGGAGCCGCGGGATTCAGCGACATCTTCGAGACTTTCTTCGGCGGCGGAGGATTCGGCGGCGGCACGGCGGGACCCCGTTCGCGTTCCCAGCGCGGCGATGATGCGCTGATTCGCGTCGATGTCACGCTCGACGAGGTCATCTTCGGGGCGCAGCGCGACGTGACCGTGAACACGGCCGTTATCTGCGAGACCTGTCAGGGCAGTTGCTGCCAGCCGGGCACCCACCCGGTGACCTGCGAGATCTGCGGGGGCCAGGGCCAGGTCCAGCGGCAGGTGCGGTCGCTCTTCGGCAACGTCGTCACCATGCATCCCTGCGGCAACTGCTCCGGTTTCGGCACCGTCATCGAGCACCCCTGCGTCGAGTGCGGGGGCAAGGGACGCGTCCGGGAGCGCCGCACCATGTCGATCGACGTCCCCTCCGGCGTGGACACCGGCACGCGCATGCAGATGCGCGGCGGGGGAGAGGTCGGGCCGGGTGGCGGCCCGAACGGCGATCTCTTCATCGAGTTCCGCGTCGCGCACCACGACATCTTCAGTCGCGACGGTGATGACCTGCTGTCGACGATGCACACGAGCATGGTCGATGCGATTCTCGGCACCCAGGTCACCGTCGAGGGGCTCGACGGCGAGATCGTCGTCGACCTGCCAGCGGGGTCCCAGTCCGGCGACGTCATCACGGTGAGGGGCCGCGGGATCCAGGGGTTGCAGACCACGCATCGCGGCGACCTGAAGATCGCGCTGCAGGTGCACACGCCGACGCGGCTCTCGAACCGCGAGAAGGATCTCGTCCGGCAGTTCGCGGCGCAGCACGGAAACGAGTCGCCTGCGCTCGGCGAGTTCCAGCAGAGCTTCTTCGGTAAGATCCGCGACCGCTTCTTCCGCCAGGGCTGAATCGCGTGGCGAACCTCTACCTCGTCCCCGCAGGGTCGCTCGACGCTTCGCGCGCCGGCGATGCGGTGCACGTCGACGGGGAGGAGGGGCGCCACGCCGTTCGCGTGAGCCGGCTCCGCGCTGGCGAGGCGATCGCACTGGCCGATGGGGGCGGCGTGCGTGTCAACGGCATCGTCGAGCACGTCGGGAAGGACGCGTTCTCGGTCCGGATCGACGAACCTGAGCGGGAGCCGGAACGAGTGCCGTCGCTGACGCTCGTGCAGGCACTCGCCAAGGGCGATCGCGACGAACGCGCCGTCGAGCAGGCGACCGAGTTCGGTGTCGACGCCATCGTCCCGTGGCAGGCCGAACGCTCCGTTTCCCGGTGGAGCGGTGACGCCGCGAAGGCCGCGAAGGGCGAGGCGAAGTGGCAGCGCATCGCCCGGGAGGCCGCCAAGCAGTCGATGCGGGCGCGCGTCCCGGCGATCCTGCCGCTCACGCACCTGGACGATCTCTGCTCCGGCATCGAACCGGGGGTCAGGGAGACGCTCGTGCTGCACCCGCGCGGCACGCATCGGTTGAGCGAGTGGAGCGCAGGCGGAGTCGGGGAGGGTTCGCTGCGCGAGATCCGGCTTGTCGTCGGGCCGGAGGGCGGCCTCTCCGACGCCGAGATCGAGCGTCTGGTCGCTGTCGGCGCACGCGTGACGACCCTCGGCGACTCCGTGCTCCGCACCTCGAGCGCCGGGCCGGCCGCCCTCGCCGTGCTGAACGTGGCGCTCGGCCGTTGGTGACGGTCGCGGCGCGGAAGGTACACTGATCTCATGGCAGCAGAGACGGTATTCGGCAAGATCGTGTCGGGCGAGATTCCCGTCGAGATCATCGCGGAGACGGAGCGGGTGATCGCGTTCCCCGACCAGTCGCCCCAGGCGCCGGTGCACGTGCTTGTGATCCCGAAGACCACCGAGTACCCCGATGTCGCGGAGCTCGCGGCCGGCGACCCCTCCCTGCTCGCCGAGATGGTCGACGTGGCCAAGCAGGTCGCGGCGCAGCACGGCGACGGCGATTTCCGGCTGCTCTTCAACAACGGTTCCGGCGCAGGTCAAACGGTCTTCCACGTTCACGCACACGTCTTGTGCGGCGGTCTTGAGGAGCGCAGCCTCGTTGGATCCTGAGTTGCAGCGGACCATCTCGCTGACCGGTGTTGATCTCGCCGCCTTCCTCGGAGACCGAGAGCAGCTGATCGGTCAGCTCGAGTCCGAGCACCCAAGCGTCAGCTTCCACGTGCGCGGTGACCTGCTCACGGTGCGCGGTCCCGTCGACGCCGTGCGAGAGGTCGAGCAGGGCGTGGGCGAAATGCTCGAACTGGCGCGACGGAACGGGGCGGTGAGCCGCTCCGACGTGAAGGAGGTGGGGCGCTTGGTTCGAGAGGGCAACGGACCAGGAGCCGCGCAGATGCTGGCCGAGCCGATCCTGACGGTGCGCGGCAGGGCCGTGCGCCCGCAGACTCAGGGGCAGCGGGAGTACGTGCGCGCCATGGACGAGCACACCGTCGTCTTCGGGATCGGGCCGGCAGGTACCGGTAAGACCTATCTCGCGATGGCCAAGGCGGTGCAGTCGCTGCAGCGCCGCGAGGTGTCGAAGATCATTCTGACGCGTCCCGCCGTCGAGGCGGGGGAGCACCTCGGCTACCTCCCCGGCACCCTCGAGGACAAGATCGACCCGTACCTGCGGCCGCTCTTCGACGCGGTCGGCGCGATGATGGAGCCCGACCTCGTTCCGCGCCTGATGGCGAGCGGCACCATCGAGGTCGCACCGCTCGCGTACATGCGCGGGCGCACCCTCAACGAGTCGTTCGTGGTGCTCGACGAGGCCCAGAACACGACTCCCGAGCAGATGAAGATGTTTCTCACCCGGCTCGGGTACGGCTCGAAGATCGTCGTGACCGGAGACCTCACGCAGGTCGACCTGCCGCACAAGTCGAGCGGGCTCAGGCAGGTGAGCCGAATCCTGCGCGGCGTCGACGACATCCACTTCTCCGACCTCACGGCGGACGACATCGTTCGCCACAGCCTCGTGGGTCGCATCGTGGATGCCTACGACGCCCACGATGCCCGCGACACCAGCAGCGACCAACGGAGTGCAAACGTATGACCGTCGAGATCAACAACGAGGCCGGTACGGCCGTCGACGAGGCAAAGCTCCTGCGGCTCGTCGCCTTCGTCCTGGAATCGATGCACGTGCACCCCGACACCGAGCTCGGGGTGATGTTCGTCGACGAAGCGGCGATGGAGCGGCTCCACGTGCAGTGGATGAACGAGCCAGGCGCGACCGATGTGCTCAGCTTCCCTATGGATGAGCTCCGCCCCGGTCGCCCAGACGCCGTGACGCCGGTCGGGATCCTCGGCGACATCGTCGTCTGCCCGCAGGTCGCCGAGCGCCAGGCCGAGGCCGCCGGGCACGACACCGAGCGGGAGATCATGATCCTGCTCACGCACGGCATGCTGCACCTCCTCGGGTTCGACCACGCGACCCCCGACGAGGAGGCCGAGATGTTCGGGCTGCAGCGCGACCTGATCCTGAGCTTCGCCATGCGCGAGCGTTCGCGATGAGCGGGCTCGTCGTCGCCCTGCTGCTCATCGCGGCATTCGCCCTCCTCGCGGTGGGCGCGCTGTTCGCCGCGTCGGATGCCGCGCTGGGGGCGAGGTCGAAGGCCGAGCTGCTCAGCCTCGCCGACGACCAGCACCGCAGCAGCCGTGCCGTCCGGGCCATCGCAGAAGACGAGAGCACGCACCGCAGTGCGCTGAGCTTCGCCCGCGTGTTCGCCGAGACCTTCGCCGCCGTGCTCATCACGCTCGTGGTGGCCTACAGCCTCGAGTACCTCTGGCTCGAGCTCGTCATCGCAACGATCGTCATGACGGGTCTCTCGTTCGTGCTCGTCGGGTCCAGCCCCCGATCAGTCGGCACCCTGTACCCCGACGAGGTCATCAGGTTCTGCGCTCCGGCGATCCACGCGATCCGTGTGCTGCTCGGTCCGCTGACGACGGCGCTCATCCGTTTCGGCAACCGCGTGACCCCCGGAGTGGCGCGGAACGCGCCGATCCGCGATGAGCAGCAGCTGCTCTCGATGGTGGATCAGGCCGCCGAGCAGGAGCTGCTCGAGGACGACGACCGCGACTACATCCACTCCATCGTCGAGTTCGGCGAAACGCGCGTGCGCGAGATCATGGTGCCGCGCATCGACATGATCACGGTGGACGCCGAGCTCACGGTGCGCGAGGCGCTCGAACAGCTCCTCGCTTCGCGGCACTCGCGACTCCCGGTCGTGTCCGACGACTCCGACGACGTCATCGGCGTGGTCCACCTGCGCGATGCCAGCGGCTACGTGCTCCGCAGGCCGGAGGAGGCGGAGGTCTCGGTGGTGACGCGCATCATGAAGCCGGCCATGTTCGTGCCGGAAGTGCAGGTCGCAGACGATCTGCTCAAGCAGATGCAGCTCGAGGCCAACCATCTCGCGCTCGTCGTCGACGAGTACGGCGGGATCTCGGGTCTGGCGACGCTCGAGGACCTCATCGAGGAGCTGCTCGGCGACATCACCGACGAGCACGACCGCGAGGTTCCCGAGGCCGTGGAGCAGCCGGACGGCTCGCAGCTCGTCAGCGCCCGTATGACGGTCGACCGTCTGGGCGAGCTCTTCGGGATCGAATTGGACGATGACGACGTCAACACCGTCGGCGGGCTCGTGTCGAAGTACCTCGGTCGGCTCGCCGAGGTCGGCGACCGCGTCGAGGTGCACGGTATCGCGCTCACCGCCGTCGACACCGAGCGGCGCAGGCAGCGTCTGGTCACCGTTCGCGCGGAGTGGGTGGGCCTGCCGGTCACCGGACCGCTCTCCGGGCTCATCGAAGCCGTCGATCCGCGCTCGTCCTCCTCGGACGAGCGTCAGGCATCCGCGTACCAGCACCACCGAGAGGATCGCCCGTGAGCGACACACCCTACCGCGCCGGATTCGTCACCTTCGTCGGGCGCCCTAACGTCGGCAAGTCGACGCTCACGAACGCGCTCGTCGGCGAGAAGGTCGCCATCACCAGTCCGAAGCCGCAGACCACCAGGCGGGCGATCCGGGGGATCGTGCACCGTCAGGACGGCCAGCTCATCATCGTGGACACGCCAGGTGTCCACCGGCCGCGCACCCTGCTGGGAGAGCGCCTGAACGCCCTCGTGGAGTCGATTCTCGGGGACGTCGATGTGATCGGCTTCTGCGTCCTGGCGAATGAGAAGCTCGGGCCGGGGGACCGGTTCATCAGCGAGCGTCTCGACGACTTCCCTCGCGCGAAGAAGGTCGCGATCCTCACCAAGACGGATCAGGCGAGCCGCACCGAGATCGTGGACCAGCTCGCCCGTATCGGGGCGCTTCGCGAGTGGGACGCCGTCATTCCGATCTCCTCGACGGCTGGGGAGCAGCTCGACGTGCTCTCCGACGTGCTGCTCGATCTCATGCCGGAGTCCCCGCAGCTCTACGAAGACGCCCAGGTGACCGACGAGGGCGAGGACGACCGGATCGCCGAGCTCATCAGGGAGGCAGCCCTCGACGGCGTGCGCGACGAACTGCCCCACTCGCTCGCTGTCACGGTCGACGACCGTGTCGAGCGGGAGGCAGATGGTGACGATCCCGGGCTCCTGGAGCTGTACGCGAGCCTCTACGTCGAGCGTGACAGCCAGAAGGGCATCGTGATCGGCAAGGGCGGATCACGGCTCCGCTCGGTGGGCGAGCGCGCCAGGCACGAGATCGAAGCGCTGCTCGGTCGCCGGGTCTACCTCTCGCTCCGGGTCAAGGTGCTGAAGGAGTGGCAGCGGGATCCGAAGCTGCTCGGGCGTCTCGGCTTCTAGCGGCTCCTGCTATAGTGGCGTCATGCTGTTCGGCTCGCTTCTCCTTAGCCGCCGCGACGAGACCTAAACTTCAGGCCTCCCTCGTCGCGGCGTTCGTGTTGGCTGAATCACTACATTCCGAGAAGCGAGAAGAACGAGTCCCATGAAGAACACGCAGAAGCCCTCAGGTATGCCGATCCATCGGTACCGTCCGTTCCACGAGATCATCGATGTGGATCTGCCCGATCGCACGTGGCCGGATCGGCGCATCGAGCGCGCACCCCGCTGGTGCGCCGTCGACCTGCGCGACGGGAATCAGGCACTCATCGATCCGATGAGCCCCGAGCGGAAACGGATCATGTTCGATCTGCTCGTGAAGATGGGGTACAAGGAGATCGAGGTCGGGTTCCCCTCGGCCAGCCAGACCGACTTCGACTTCGTGCGTCACCTGATCGAGGAAGGGGCGATTCCCGATGACGTCACGATCCAGGTGCTCACCCAGGCGCGCGAGCACCTGATCACCCGCACGTATGAGTCGCTCGTCGGTGCGAAGCAGGCGATCGTCCACCTGTACAACTCCACCAGCATCCTCCAGCGCGAGGTCGTCTTCCGGTCCGACCGCGAGGGCATCAAGCGCATCGCGGTCGAGGGTGCGAAGCTGTGCCGGGCGAGCGAGTCTATCTGCGCCGGCACCGAGGTCTTCTACCAGTACTCACCCGAGTCCTACACGGGCACGGAGCTGGACTACGCGGTAGAGGTCTGCAACGAGGTCCTCGAGATCTTCGAGCCGACGCCCGAGCGCAACGTCATCATCAATCTGCCGGCGACGGTCGAGATGTCGACGCCGAACGTGTACGCCGACTCGATCGAGTGGATGAGCCGGAACCTGGCTCACCGCGAGAACGTGATCCTGTCCCTCCACCCTCACAACGACCGCGGCACGGCCGTCGCGGCGGCCGAGCTGGGCTACCAGGCCGGTGCCGACCGCATCGAGGGCTGCCTGTTCGGCAACGGTGAGCGCACCGGCAACGTCGATCTCATTGCGCTGGGCATCAACCTCTTCACCCAGGGCATCGACCCCCAGATCGACTTCTCGCGACTCGATGAGATCCGGCGGACCGCCGAGTACTGCAACCAGTTGCGCGTGCACGAGCGGAGCCCCTGGGCCGGCGACCTGGTGTACACCGCCTTCTCGGGGTCTCACCAGGACGCCATCAAGAAGGGCTTCGAGAGCATGGCGCAGCGCGCCGAAGCGTCGGGTGTCGCCATCGAGGACACCGAGTGGGCCGTGCCGTACCTGCCCGTCGATCCGAAGGATCTGGGCCGCTCGTACGAGGCCGTCATCCGCGTGAACTCGCAGTCGGGCAAGGGCGGCGTTGCCTACCTGCTGAAGACCGATCACCACTTGGATCTCCCGCGTCGTCTGCAGATCGAGTTCAGCTCGGTCGTGCAGGCATTGACGGACACCGAGGGCGGAGAGGTCTCGAGCGACGAGATCTGGCGGATCTTCCAGGACGAGTATCTGCCTGCGGACTCCGAGGGCGCCGAGCGCTGGGGCCGGTACGAGGTACTGCGCACGGCGACGACGAGCGCAGGCGACGGGGTCACCGAGCTCACCTTCGACTTCCGCGACGGAGCCGAGGAGCGTCAGTCGACCGCGCGGGGCAACGGTCCGGTGGACGCGTTCCTCAATGCGCTGAACGACGCCGGCCATGAGGTCACGCTCCTGGACTACGTCGAGCACGCGATGAGTGCCGGCGGCGACGCCGTCGCAGCAGCATACGTGGACCTCGAGGTCGACGGGCACCGCCTGTGGGGCGTCGGGATCGACCCCGACACGAGCCGCGCCACGCTCAAGGCGATCGTCAGTGCTGTCAACCGAGCCATCCGCGGCGGGACCGCCGCCGACATCGCGGAGCACTCCGACGATTCGGTGCCGCAGCCCGCATGATCGCATCGGTTCAGGGTGAAGTCCTCGCGGTCGGCGGGGGATGGGTCGTCGTCGCAGTCGGCGGTATCGGCCTGCGCGTCGAAGTCCCGGCCGGCGGTCGAGCGCCTCAGGCGCACACCGGCGATCA
It encodes the following:
- the lepA gene encoding translation elongation factor 4, with amino-acid sequence MSPRTAHPPAPAATAPAVIRNFCIIAHIDHGKSTLADRMLQITGTVPEREMRAQYLDRMDIERERGITIKSQAVRMHWDADGTAYALNMIDTPGHVDFSYEVSRSLAACEGAILLVDAAQGIEAQTLANLYLAMEHDLEIIPVLNKIDLPAAEPERVAREITDLIGGDPADILAVSGKTGAGVEELLDRVVERVPAPVGDADGPARAMIFDSVYDSYRGVVTYVRMVDGRLEPREKIQMMSTGAEHEALEIGVSSPEPQATRGLAVGEVGYLITGVKDVRQSKVGDTVTAKRHPATEALPGYTDPKPMVFSGLYPLDGSDYPILREALDKLKLSDAALQYEPETSVALGFGFRCGFLGLLHLEIISERLRREFDLDLIATAPSVIYEVTREDGGVVTVTNPSEYPDGKIASVREPMVRTAILVPKDYVGTIMDLCQSRRGSLLGMEYLGERVELRYAMPLGEIVFDFFDHLKSRTQGYASLDYEPMGDQEADLVKVDILLQGDKVDAFSAIVHRDSAYHYGTMMAERLRKLIPRQQFEVPIQAAIGARVIARETIRAIRKDVLAKCYGGDISRKRKLLEKQKEGKKRMKMVGRVEVPQEAFIAALSGDVEGKEVKK
- the dnaJ gene encoding molecular chaperone DnaJ, producing the protein MADHYETLGLSREASADEIKKAYRKLARQLHPDVNPSEEAAERFKSVTHAYDVLSDPDQRRRYDMGGGEGGGGAAGFSDIFETFFGGGGFGGGTAGPRSRSQRGDDALIRVDVTLDEVIFGAQRDVTVNTAVICETCQGSCCQPGTHPVTCEICGGQGQVQRQVRSLFGNVVTMHPCGNCSGFGTVIEHPCVECGGKGRVRERRTMSIDVPSGVDTGTRMQMRGGGEVGPGGGPNGDLFIEFRVAHHDIFSRDGDDLLSTMHTSMVDAILGTQVTVEGLDGEIVVDLPAGSQSGDVITVRGRGIQGLQTTHRGDLKIALQVHTPTRLSNREKDLVRQFAAQHGNESPALGEFQQSFFGKIRDRFFRQG
- the hemW gene encoding radical SAM family heme chaperone HemW, which codes for MPSILPDGDPAPEDGALPDSVVVGAEDRPFGVYVHVPYCRVRCGYCDFNTYTASELGGTSRADYAAQAATEIAFGGDVLRRADLPERPASTVFFGGGTPTLLPAEDLVLMLDRIRSVWGLAPDAEITTEANPDSVDSAYLSRLAAAGFTRVSFGMQSAVPSVLATLDRTHAPERVPLVVEWAREAGLQVSVDLIYGTPGETLDDWSRSVDTALELAPDHISAYALIVENGTKLAARIRRGEIAAPDDDLHAEMYELADARFGEAGYDWYEISNWSTSLATRSRHNLSYWTGADWWGVGPGAHSHAGGVRWWNVKHPRAYAERIAAGVSPAHARELLDAGSRRSERVLLETRIADGLPADVLEADERRAIPELIAEGLIDGKAAIRGRVTPTLRGRLLADTVVQRLLR
- the hrcA gene encoding heat-inducible transcriptional repressor HrcA, which produces MVSGRSLDVLHAIVSDYVSSNEPVGSKSIVARHQFGVSAATIRNDMALLEEEELIAAPHTSSGRVPTDKGYRTYVDTLARIRPLSQAQRAAIEVFLQESRDLDDVMVRTVRLLAQLTNQVAVVQYPSLRKTTVRHIDLVAVGEDRVLCVLILGSGVVEQQIARLPAEQVTEAWVHGLRQRIAGSIVGSDVESAVSGVQSLVETLDDWAAPDESELVRRVLDVVIDQLRANRTDRIAIAGAANLSRPGEFTGDLHSVLEAIEEQVTLLKLFGELAHGDGDVAASIGRENAPYGLSAAAVIASSYESDGESISRLGVLGPTRMDYAGNIAAVRAVARYLSRALGDE
- a CDS encoding DUF1990 family protein, whose protein sequence is MSPASQRNQPVRRRSTHQGMPMAYAAVGASSAPDLMRFPPEDTTPYEDEVKLGSGQDRFLVASSLLMTWGAQRGAGYTVSDIDPGEGEQYTGLTFDEGGRPESSGHAEHQYGPDGEPYLTAGTTAVIDRGAGETPHAIMVVYTVDEPRRVGFAWGAADETGAIGEQLLTVEYRDDDSVWACARGFMAAAQSGLLGLKGRATLKSELAAAHAQLRALAPHAVVEAGLLPTSSGSAPAESVVMEDGPADASPSDERELP